The Ptychodera flava strain L36383 chromosome 16, AS_Pfla_20210202, whole genome shotgun sequence region TCGGAATGGAACGAAGATATTTCAAAGTTTTGGTCATTTTCTTGGGTAAGCAGTTACATAAAGTGTTAAGTAGTCTTGAACTTTTGTGAAACTAAATAATTTATGCATAtccaatcaaacaaacaaacaaacaatcaaatgattctCAATTGAACTTATAGGAGTCAGTGACATgctacagcaaattattttcaaGCACTTTTATCATGGTGAATCACATTTCTGCATCTATTAGGTTCAACCTACCATACAAGAATTTCAAATAGCAAAATAAAACGAATTAAGAAGAACGCAATGAAGAACATTTAGAACAGCAGAATTGAAAATACTAGTTTTGGTATGGATTTGCCACATTACCTTATTAGGAGATTACATCGTTCTGTCATCATCATACGAACCTTCAACAGAGGCTTTGGGCCAAccacaaataatgaaatttccAAGGTGAAACTGTCAGAATTATGTCTTATAGGACGATCCGTAAACGAGTGACTCGCTATGTCGCTATGTCAAATGGGAATCCTAATGATAAGTGCCACTGGGAATCGATCCGGTGTCAAAAAGAATTCAACAAATAACAATATTCTGTTTTGAAGTTTCGGTTTTAGATCtaggcctaaaaaaaaaattgtgtgtttccggtaacccgacctaccctagttcaaaccccccgaccctaaactttttttggacgttgaaaacaaatcccgcgagattggctgggaaaagttttaaatcacgcgtgatttcatgacgtcattaaacaacaatagcgactgcttgtgcaagcgtgttttccgtaacatgtgagaaatgcgatcacgttcaagaaaaaatgtaaaaagtgtgagaggctccccacctaactatccaaaatgtttttgtgtcgagtttgtgtttaattcgtttcaaaaatgtgttcctatattcttatccgatttttttgtgttaatgaaaatgtttgtttcacctcggatatttgtagggaagtttggattaggcccctagtgtgtacggtaatgttttgtttgtgtggggaaagcttatggcgattgtaaaaagtgtgaaagaggctcccacctaactatccaaaatgtttttgtgtcgagtttgtgtttgattcgtttcaaaaatgtgttcctacatttttatccgattttttgtgttaatgaaaatgtttgtttcgcctcggatatttgtagggaagtttggattagtgtgtacggtaatgttttgtttgtgtggggaaagcttatggcgagacgcagccggacctatggtgttacaaagttgatgagtggccctttgacgcttgcgtttcgaaacccgagtgtggtttctcatcagtcgcaatgtagattctttcgttagtttgtgtttgtttttaatgtattttagtggtcttgctcttcgaatagcgaggcaagaatatcaatgtttgggtctcattgtgagtccgtttggtggtctggtttgtttgttttttgtttctttacttctgtaaattttgtttgactagtgtgtcttttaggttttgtttctcttgtaagcaatgattggtgattctgggaatagattccttatagtgttgagtccttctccagttcagcccaatgtttcaaaagacttcccttaagatcttttgtttttatgtaagggctgtatgttgtactgaagatgagtttgtttgttgcttctttacgtgtacttgtacagtttgttagtgtattacgaatactgtggtttattttttctgttatattcgtgatttcattgtttttgtattctctgtcgagtagtttgtttctaaagaaagcgacttttttagtaaagtcgtcattgttgtttcaagtgcgagcgtatctaaggatttcacctttgataaagccattaaatattgctgtcgggtgacacgattctctatgtagaaattggaatgtgtctgttggtttaatatgtgttttgatgtcgaggatattttctttgtggtatcttgcacctttgaaaactactacatctaggaatgtaatttcttgtgttgagttttcgtataaaaacttaaacgttgggtgcattgtgtggattttttgagtgaagttagtgagttcggtttgtgttcccagaaagattgcaaagacaccatctctgaatcttttccagaagtgaatgttgttgtggttgtttacgattattgtcttttcaaattaaTGAAAAGCAATGCCTGCTATCTCTGGCGAggcattcgatcccatgctgcagcccgggtttggcggaaatattgcttgttaaattcaaaactgttgtgttttagaattagtgaaagcattctattaagtcttccgtgggtggttttttgatgccgtaatttgtttgaagcgaggtttgtgagtttaatgtttcacgactagccgaatcgcttcgtcgtgaattgtgtttgtgtccatcgacaccacgtcgagtgttacaagaaatgcatgttgggggaaatttgttttttctatttcttgtatgaagtttgttgtgtctttatatttgacggttgttgctggaccagtGGTTTTATGAAATAATCCAGGAATTCTAAAATTTTGTTAGTGGGACCGGAGCAGCCACTAAAtattggtctccctgcaaacgttgagttttcaggcggcgatttgtgaattttaggcaataagtaccaatgcggggtacggatttttatgttttgggatcgagatacttataagtatcatggtcgatttgtttgttctcgtacattttgtttaatagttcgtgtactttgtttactgtttgttctgtgtcgtcactgtctagttgtgtataatactgagtgttgcgtaattgtcttttgcattcgtgtatgtaatcttttgtgttgacaatgacgatgccttgacccttgtcgaagggtattaaaactttcacattttcttttttgtagagaaaaaaaaattacaaaaaaaaaattttttcctacctacctaccctatttctgaagagcatgttacaggaaacacacaattttttttttttggccctATGCCAAATGAACCAGTTCATTATGTTTCCTCAGAACATTAGGTAGAGGGTTCACTGCTCTACATTTTGTGCATTACTTTGCAGCACATTTTGTTCCAATAACCATCAGTTCTAAAGGAGATGAGCAAATCACACAAACACTTGTCGTCCCCGTCAAAGAGCATGAAGAAGTCGTACTCCGAGTTGAGGTCAAGTCTTCGTTCCCGTTTACAGATGAACACTACATCCACACCAGGGCATATGCAGGAAAGAATGACAATCTCAACATGCTTACGAACCCAAAGATATCCCTGAACACAAGTGAAATACTAGAAACAACCTTTGGTGGATACAGTATGACTTATAAGCAGGGAATCTATGAACATGCCATAACAGTTGTAATTAACACGGTATCGAAAAAACGCGACGAAGGCGACTGGCGCATTCACACCGTCATATTTAAGAAAGATAGCAAGAAGCTTTTAACAGAAAGCACGCACAGATTTGCATTGGCTGTCCAACGTAAAGGTATGTTATATCATGTCTTAAATAGTTTAATCCTTTCCTTACTTCGAAATATCATGGGCTATTTTTTCGGCATGTGATTGTCTATTCGTCTGGCTTTCCCATGTACAAGTTCACAATAATTTGTTGTTTCTCACCCAACTAACGATTGCTTTCCATGCCAGAAGTTGAATCCAACGAAACTGTTTATCTTGGGTTAAcatattaatgaaaattgaatgaatctttgcaaaacagtaatttttgagcaaaagatGCATTATGTGGAACGCCACCTTAAACTGCGCTTACATTAACGTTTTATACTTTAACAACCCTGTACTTTGACGACCGTCTTATTGCAGCTTGGAATTCTTGCTTATTAACAATCTTATGCTTTAATATGTCTTCTCTTCATGTAGATTCTGAGACAAAATGTAAAAGAAAAGGTAGGAAGAGATGTAAAGGAAGCGGAATATCAAAATCAAGGAAACAAAGGAAAGGATTATTACTAAGAATGCAAGAAAAGAAATAGTAACAGACTGGTGCTAGGCTGTTGGGGATCGAGCTAATTAGACGGAATTATCTACTAATTATCGACTGACATGATGTCCATCGGACAATAGCACATACTTTTTATGTGGCTTTTATGAGGCTAGTGGTTGACTGGTTGAATTGTCGTATTTTCCGTCCATGATGCTACGCGATAGCCAATCATCTCGACAAATCACCGTCCAAAGGAGGCTAGTGGTTGACGAGGATTGAGTTGTCGTATTTTCCGTCCTTGATGCTACGCGATAGCCGATCATCTTGACAGTACACCGTCCAAAGGAGGCTCGTGGTTGACGAGGATTGAGTTGTCGTATTTTCCGTCCATGACGCTACGCGATAGCCGATCATCTTGACAGTACACCGTCGTACGGAAGCTGGTGGTCGACGAGGATTGAGTTGTCGTATTTTCCGTCCATGATGCTACGCGATAGCCGATCATCTTGACAGTACACCGTCGTACGGAAGCTGTGGTCGACGAGGATTGAGTTGTCGTATTTTCCGTCCATGATGCTACGCGATAGCCGATCATCTCGACAGTACACCGTCCAAAGGAGGATAGTGGTTGACGAGGATTGAGTTGTCGTATTTTCCGTCCATGACGCTACGCGATAGCCGATCATCTCTACAGTACACCGCCCAAAGGAGGCTAGTGGTTGACGAGGATTGAGTTGTCGTATTTTCCGTCCATGATGCTACGCGACTGCCGATCATCTTGACAGTACACCGTCGTACGGAAGCTGGTGGTCGACGAGGATTGAGTTGTCGTATTTTCCGTCCATGATGCTACGCGATAGCTGATCATCTTGACAGTACATGTTTCAAAGCAGGCTAGTGGTTGATGAGGATTGAGTTGTCGTATTTTCCGTCCATGATGCTACGCGATAGCTGGTCATCTTGAGAGTACACCAAATGAGGCTGGTGGTTGACGAGGGTTGAATTTGTCCGTGCAGAAGTAATGGATTGATAAAGTGATAAACAAATTTAATGATGCtgtaaatgtgcaaatgatgaTGGTAATTATGGTAAATGTACATATCCTtataagaaatatttttcacgaTGTAGGACATGGCTTAGTCTGAAACTTGACAGTAGAACCAGAATATTGCATACATTTCTCAATATCACCGCTGCCTATAGTACATGTGAGTGAAATGatctttacatgaaaaatctTCATGGAAGCAAATCATGAAGAATATGTCGAATAAAACGTTGCTTGATTATTTACAAGTTACCAGTTTGTGAGATCACCTGTTAGATCATTCATGCACATATCTGGTGTATTTACGTTGACATTCCCACCCACTTTGGAGTGGACAGAAAGTGACAAGTGAGCATCCGAAATAGTGAAATTTCTCGTTGCTTACAGAATGGATTCCCTGAATTATAATTAGTTTTGCCAGCGACGTTGATCGAAATACGATATTGGTATGTTAGGACATTTTGCAGTTTAGTGTCACATAATTTGCGAATTTAGGAAGTaaaaagcccccccccccccccacaaaaaaaaaaaataaataaataaattgtggtGTTCCGatgacatggttttcaaaaatagggtaggtaggtcggcaggatttttttccaaaatatttttatttttaaatatgcatttttcaggggtttaGGTAGGTCAAatactggccacaacatttccagaaaaatgtatcatacgtataaaagtaaaaaacataaaagacatgctcgttcaagcaaaaattaaATGCCAAGTAATGAAAGCCTGATTTTACGGGATTTTCATCGTTTTATTTACTTCCTTGTTTTCGTAgctttaaaaagtttagggtcggaaggtaaaaattagggtaggtcgggttatcggaacagcacaacttttttgttcggcctaggACTGTGGTTAAAATGAAATTGCACATTTATAAAACATGCATATACAAGACACAATCAAATATGTATATCACTAGTGCTAAAGGTAATTTTACAATGAGACAGCGTGGTTTCACTTAAAATGGCACACTTTTGTTATTTGTAGAGTGAAAAGTCCGCTAGTTTACTAATCAAATGCTTACTGTATCACTTTTCATGAATTACATTGATATGTtttgtatataattttttttaaaagacaTGTGCTTTCTATAAGTTATTCTTAGTACTAAGCCGCTGTTAGTCACAGCTGTGTCGTTGTACGATAGTAAATGGCCTCATACTTGTGTACACAATCATTCATCGATCAATTGTCTAAAACTTGCGCCGCGTGGTCTTCATTGCAATTGCGTCGATAAAACTTGCTTCGTCGCGTAGCTTGTGGCAATGAAGCTGAAGGTTCTGGCTCCTCTACGTTCGCGTAAATAACTTGTGACTGAAAAGTTGAATTGTTGAAAACAAGGTCACTTTGTTGTGTCTCTACCGACAAAGGACTGTTGTGTTACTTGTTATTTTCCGACCTTTTTTTTGTGAGTGGTATCTGTCAAATGGTAAACTCCTCAGTGTTCATTTGTCGAGTGTTAGACAGGGGCTTGAGCCGATATACGAGGTCAAAGGCCCCAACCTTAACCCACGAGCGCCCTGTAAGGGACTGAAGGATACCTGAGTGCCAATCGGAGCAAATAGCTCTAAATAGTTATCGCCCGgagttattttatttattacgaAGAGattatattttctttgtttctgaaTAATAGTGCGATCTTTGCACCGAATCTCCCTTACTCATACAATATTATATCAATcgtatttcttgtggcaaagtACAAGTAGGACAACTTTTTACGGACTCAATGTGACGATTGTGTCAATCATTTAGGCCACTATATGCTGTTATTTTGTTTGCTGTACATCGTGCAGCATGCAGCCGACATTAAAATGAATGCGGTTACTGTTGATGAAAGTTTTCAGCTGACGTCGACATTTCGCCTTTCCAAATCTGAAATAGCCTATAAATAGATAATAAacgggggttactcaatttgtATCATGAAAGGCAACCAGAAAACGTGTATGTCTCGACACTTTATCACTCCTGGTCCTGCTTGCAGATGACCTGCATTGAACTCGATTATTGATGTGTAATAAAGCGAGGAAGGgttaaacatagacagtagaagcaaATCTCGCTTTTACTGCCTATGGGTTAACATTTCCTGTAAACTGACTGTCACAACAGCAACGTGAAATTGTCTCAAATCATACTTCCACCACGCATCGCACATAGACCAACAACTTGTTTTAATAAACCTATACAAATAAAGATGCATGTACTCGGTACTGCTATTTACTCTCGCTGTAGCCCACACACAATAAGACGCCACAGCAAATGTACTCGAACAAGCCTTAAAGCTTcacatatttcattatttgtattCAATATTCCTCAAGCCTGCCCATAAACAATATCACGGCATTCTAATGGTACATGTCcctaaaattttaatatttttgttcaacatcaataaaaatgaaatccTGTGCAAAATCTAAGCTCTGTCATCTTTTTCCTTTCACTGGTATGGTATCGCTCGGTTCAGTTGCGATTTCCACTTTCTAGTCTGTTGTCTACATAGttttatacatatttttcaatcTATCGCCTCATTTCGTAAAAAATGTCACTCACTTCTTAAGATGTAATTAAAgaatttgattatcatttgccaataaaactaAATATGTGGAGTGAAATCTGTacaagagaggcatgtaatgaaaacattatAACCCAAACAAGGGACCAAGTACTCTCGGGCAAGAGatcatttgcccgacgtaaggagggtatatagtcccatgttttggctacaatatataaaaaattgccggtttgatattggaaaaaattgtcattGTTTTCTCATTGGCTTACTCTCATAGTGTGTCAacgtttttggtgaaattccaaagtcacaTTTCTTGTATCCATATGAACTTGTAACCACACGATTCTTaccaattatcaaacatctataaatgcacagttattgctagttttatattgaaaaatataatcttCCTAGTTTTTCTCATActctaccatgtatagtgaaccaACATTTTTGATGGCAtccaaaataatcaaatttcttgtacacacacgtTATGTACTTTTTacctcccacttcaagcaagagacatttacataaatgatcAAACAAATATAGATGTGCAGATATAGCTTATTTTGTAATTGAAAATTGTGGATAATTGCGATAGTTGCGCAAAAAGCAATGACCCCCAAACAAAGGCAagcatgaaatttcatgacctttCAAAATAGCAACCCAACCCCCAAAAATACGGCCCTACCCTCAAGTACTGTATACGTCACTTGTGTACGGTTTGAGCATTGTAGCTCAGCCGAGGTACGAGCAAAGATGCACGTCGACTATCGATTCAACTAAGGGAATCCCCGCGGCCAATGACGCACTTCACCTCGTGCTAGTCACATGCAATTTTCCATAATGCAAAACAGCGAGTATGTGATCATTACAAAAGCTGGTGTCAACCAGTCTTCCCACAGGGGCCAGTCCCCTGCGATGAGGAGTTTTGGGGGGTCTATGTGCAACTGTTTATTTCTTTTTACTGTGATATTACGTAGGAAAATAAGATTCCGCATTGGACAGccgtggtgttgacttaatcaattaattcgCTGATACGCACAGCCGATTAGgcagttggcaatgtttgcagAGTAatttaaccacagtccctctacaagtggtatgtacatgtatacgggTTGGAAAGGTAATAGGAACTTGTAGCTgggtaataaagaaagcagtcatacggtttggagtcgaaatctttatttgaaatatcacagtgaaaattaataaataaaacgTTGCACAAAGAATCCCACCCCAGGGGGACTGACCCCTGTCCCCTGGTGGTAAGACCAGTCGGCGCCAGCTTTTGTAATGATCGCTTACTGGTACCATAGAAAAAGATGgatagagtcgcaacgggtattgtttaaggcgtgaagcggttacgtaactcatccatgttcgcctcgcctcaggttgctctcgcctctcttttccgaagagtgccgaccatgcatccttcggtaattttcggattttcgccaattgttaagcgaaagtatgttcggcaaagtttgtgttgttgttgtcgtgtagTGCTAAGCAgcattgacgtgctggcgacaacgggagtgttttgagcttcaggaaagtaagttttaccgttttaaaaattcctctcatatttttatgaatatataatgagtgtgtttgaaccaaatttgaaagtcttttatcgatactgtctggttttactcaatggtttacggtcagtcataccctcttttacacgtgcgtcaaggaaagacatgtttatgaaactgctggcgtgttatgttttgattggcgtgaagcagtgtttctggcctgagagctcacaaagtaactatggttgctacgcgactggcagtacgatgccatctcgtcgtatttttcgcataatctcgtgtaattatcaaccacaaacaaagcctccaaaaagtttaacacctttgaagctcattttaatatgaaaagccaatagtctaccgagacgaccatggaacaaaaggcatgcaagtgttgccactctgtctatgttcctCTGTGATGGTACTCACAGTTACGCATATGAACCAGCAAACGGAGGGACTGTGACCAGCATAACGTACACTGCGTCACGCATGTGACCAGCATGAGCTACACTGTCTGCGTAGGACGGGGATTCCCCAGCTGAATCAATACTGTAGTTGGCATACACCCAACAACTTCACTGTGCCGAAGGTCATGAATGCCTTCAAAGGTTTTATTGTCCAGCGAAGTGCCTGAGATGGCGAACGTAGGATAGACAAGCGATAGACATGCTcaaggaaaatttacaaattttatatgCGTCGAAATATTGCCTTCCAACTTTTATCTCCATGCTTCCACACAGCCGGTAGCAACATACGAGAAGCTAGCTAGGTGCGATGACCTTTGCGACGCACTTTGAGCAGTGTAACATGACACGAAAAGGGATTGTTGCAGTTGTAGTTCGATGACTTAAAAAACGAATATAAATCTCAACATGTAAAGGAAAGAAGGCGATGGACTTTTCCAGACAAATCGCGAAAAAGAACAACCAAAGCAAAGGAAATTGATATCGGTCGAATGCGGTTTATTTACGCTGTGATGTAAGTTGGCTTCAAGATCACAACTAGGACTGCATGATTTTGTACGAAAATGTCGAGGAGGCGTGGAACTATGTCATCTAGATTCATACCAATTGTGAAGTCTCAACAAAACGTGAAATATGTTTGTGCACTTCAGAAATGATGACCTGCATTGGCACGTACCCTTTCAAGTTCTTTTCATGTTGCTGGTTGGCTCTATTAaagcaaaaaaacaacaaaacacctTCTGTCTTAACACTACACTTGTTAGCTATCTACCAATGTGCTGCTGAACGAGAACCTCAAGATCAAACAACGAAAGCGTCGCAAATTTAAGCTCCAAGTATATTGGAAAAATGAATAGGCATATTTTATTAACCTGTGAACTTTATTCTATGACGTATTTCAAGCAAGATCTAGTTGGCACCGGTCAAGTTCTGGATTGCACAATGAAGCGATTGCAACACGGCATGTATAAATGCGTACACTGTTACGCCAGTCCATCGATTGCTCGAAACCTGTCAAGGCGAGGGAAAGTTCTCACGTAAATTGCAGACGAATCTCAGCTTAGTGAGTAAATCTGTTTTACCAGCAGTCACCCGTTTCCTAaaattccgctctgcgcctCGGCGCCCAAAAGACGTGTGTATGTACGCCGCCTGTACACACGTCATGGGCCACGTAGGCGCAAAGCGAAATCATAGAACGCAGTTATAGCGTTGAATGCCTGCCAAAATTACGGTATGCCATTTATAATTATGACATACCTTTCGTAATTACGACATGACATGATGAGATGAGATGCAAAATGTGATCATTTGGACATGGagacttgacattcgtaattaTGACGTAGCATAATTCAAAGCTTCGACTCCTCATCCTGCATCGCATAACCCTCATGATGTACGCATTCTGCACCGTATAATGGCATGTCAGCATGTTGTGTCGCGTGTCTTCATGGCGCATGATCAAACAGATGCGCTCTTATCGTGCAACCTCAAGCGACTTGCCGTCTATAAAGGTGCGACTGAATGTAACGAACGATGAAGACCGTCGAGAGAATAGCTCGATCGACCTTCATTTCTTGATCACGTGTTCACATACGTGAGATAATGTCGCAGTGATGCCTGTCTGTCatgtatttgtctgtctgtctacgtgcgctatatctcaagaacggcttATCGGATCacaatcaaatttggtacatagatttcGTTTGAGAATGGCAAAAGCTGCTTAGTTTTAGGTGGGTATGGCTTTCATATTtcatgcttatttgcataattaatggttTAAAAAAATAGACATACTATGAGAACTGGTGCACAGATAGATTGCtataaatgttgatcacacaggGATTTAACTGTCATGAAAGACATAAAGGTGTGACAAGAAagctaattgctaatttgcatatttgatgactttcctaattagggacataacacgattggaactaatttgggaaaattggatgatgaattaaggtcgttttaacatgcaaatgtaagctcatctgctttgctttttaagttacacacttgtttttatgagtaatttgtaatattacagcATCCAGCTATATGGCAtcttacacttttgagaaatttgaaaaatatgttaatccaattatcccaaattagttccaatcgcatTATATATACCTTTATTGACTCAATCCAAATaagatgaaactttgtatgtatattgaagatactatgatttaacgttaCTGAAAGCCATTcagtatttttacttcagccatttccaaatttgcattttgaatgaACTTTCATGATTAGATTGCCTCAACcacagttgacgaaacttgcgaTGTacattgaagctactatgatacaacattattgaaactcattcagcatttttactacTGCCTATTCCTAATTTGATATTTAACGAACTCTCCTAATTGgggttatatatcttgattgacttgaccaaagttgacaaaacttgctctatacattgaagatactatgatacaacattctaaagtcattaaacatttttacttcagacaattccttatttacatatttaatgaactttcctaattagggatatatacttggattaaattgatcaaagttggcgaaacatgctatgtatattgaaggtACTTGGttacaacaatattgaaagtcatctagcatttttacttcagccaatgcccaatttgcatattgaacggACATTCAAAATTAGGAATGCATCTGGATTGGCATGATCTAAggtgacgaaacttgctatgtatactTGACATACACTAATATAACAACCATGGAAGTTGTTTTAGTAGTTTTAGATAAACTTATTActaatctgcatatttaatgaacattccTTGTTCGGGATGTTTATCTGGATTGACTTGCCAAGGTTgataaaacttgcaatttgcatatttaagtaacattttcaattagGGCTATAATACTGTAAAAGACCTGCAAAAAAAGTCTATGAAACTTGCTCTGTATATGGATGAGACAATTATGTTGTATAAGTGAAAGATAGTTTGCGTTTTATGTAAGCTAATTTATGATTTGTATATCTAATGACCTTTCACAGTATGGCATACATAGCTTGaattgaaggacttgaccaaaggcaattacacttgctttaTAAGGTGgtaatacaatgacagcagtcaaagaaatttagtttttttattttagctcatgacatatttatgtacttaatgACCttggaattaatctgtggtgaatattgttcatggtCTCGATCATAaaactttaaatgaagttgcaaacgtgaggcaaaagtttaaattcagagactactgcaatatatactgaaacacgtgagcattttcagttcatagcTGGTTTAATACGGCTGGGCAGATATGTGTTTAGATATACGTTAACTTTTTCTCGAGGCCAAGCAGAGTACAAtgtaaaatgtgcatcgaacTTCAAAGATATGGACGTTGGGTGAGGTCAAGTGCAAGCAGTGGGAAAAATATTGACAGATTTCATGTGGAGTTACTGCACTCGTCCGACTCTTAGAAGGTACACGTAGGTCTAGTATAAGCTAACTGAGATAAGCTTGCAA contains the following coding sequences:
- the LOC139114860 gene encoding uncharacterized protein produces the protein MERRYFKVLVIFLAHFVPITISSKGDEQITQTLVVPVKEHEEVVLRVEVKSSFPFTDEHYIHTRAYAGKNDNLNMLTNPKISLNTSEILETTFGGYSMTYKQGIYEHAITVVINTVSKKRDEGDWRIHTVIFKKDSKKLLTESTHRFALAVQRKDSETKCKRKGRKRCKGSGISKSRKQRKGLLLRMQEKK